In the genome of Croceimicrobium hydrocarbonivorans, one region contains:
- a CDS encoding CusA/CzcA family heavy metal efflux RND transporter, giving the protein MLEKIIRYSLKQKFIVILISLGIVGFGVYALFQIPIGAVPDVTNNQVQVITTSRNLATEDVEKYLTYPVELEMANLPGVKEIRSVSKFGLSVVTIVFDDDLGTYLPRQLIAEKLKSAQANIPDGFGVPFMGPITTGLGEIYQYTLEVDSAHQDQYSVTDLRTIQDWVVRRQLSGIPGVVEVNTWGGFLKQYRVSVKPELLRSHQISITEVFKALEANNGLAGGAYIEKEAETYFIRSEGLATQLEDLENIVVAQRAGVPVLVKDLAKVEIGSAPRFGAITANGEGEKVMGQIMMLKDANSKAVISAVKERIDKIGQNLPPGIHINPFLERSDLIAKTTFTIAENLILGCLIVIFVVVVLLGNWRSGLVVASVIPISLLFAISLMYIFGIDANLMSLGAIDFGIIIDGAVIIVEFIAYQLVKNQGDLQNLNKEDRSQKIDGITENAANKMMHSAVFGQLIIIIVFIPILSLAGVEGKMFRPMALVFSFALIGAMFLCFSYVPVMASLFFRSGNLKTSAWSNRLMNSLARLYKPSLDWALGRKALVLSAALALFVSAIVLFSRMGAEFVPTLDEGDYVIQPILKTGTSLSRTVELTTRMEKILLKFPEVEQVVSRIGAAEVPTDPMSMEEADVIIKLKPHSEWKTAESKDDLAEAFKGALMDIPGVEYEFTQPIEMRFNELITGVRADLAIKIFGEDLDKLSSLAYQIKNAIGSVEGASDISVEKIVGLPQLKVKFDRARIARYGLNIADLNRVISTGFAGAKTGVLFEGEKQFDISLRLDENNRDQIEDIQSIQIQSPDGRSIPLRELAQIELTKGPAKVSRDNTRRRIVVGVNVRNRDLESVVMDVQSIIEAEISLPENYSIEYGGQFQNLRSARTRLSYAVPVALVLIFLLLYFAFDSVKDALLIYTAIPLSAVGGVFLLYLRGMPFSISAGVGFIALFGIAVLNGIVLIEEFKALKEQGLKDVHQRILTGAVQRLRPVLLTASAAALGFLPMAISSSAGAEVQRPLATVVIGGLISSTALTLIVLPLLYSWWEGGVVLKAKKLNKSALLMLLLLLVPIGTQAQESPKSLKELESLALEHNFALRAAQLESQRQKSLVPAAISIPATQFYYSYDQNNIAQNNAPIRVWGIDQEIHFPTYYYQQSKTQELRYQRAETEMEIQKQQLLKQVGQTYYEAVYWASLVQNYQHLDSLYRSLAFKAEQAYKLGQSNYLQKLAAQSKAEEIKLKLEEYRAKQEQIKSRMEALVQTKLESLAWEAFPEIEWRKIDTSNYAGLDWQQKNMALAQAERKVSQSAWWPALSFGYFQGTNSLPNAQTYRGMQVGLAIPLWYGPRKAAAAASKLNYAKSQSAAQDYRLSILAHQRSLEIELLQYQKTINHFKEVNYPLVKEIRKHSDEALKAGEISYLEYVQLQERASTLETEYLYQQWQYFHRWVELKYLSE; this is encoded by the coding sequence ATGTTGGAAAAAATTATTCGGTACAGCCTGAAGCAGAAATTCATCGTAATTCTGATCAGTTTGGGCATTGTGGGATTTGGAGTTTATGCACTCTTCCAAATTCCGATTGGAGCTGTGCCCGATGTGACCAATAATCAAGTGCAGGTGATTACCACCTCCCGAAATTTAGCCACTGAAGATGTAGAGAAATACCTCACCTATCCCGTCGAATTGGAAATGGCCAATTTACCTGGGGTGAAGGAAATTCGATCCGTATCTAAATTCGGATTGTCGGTGGTTACTATCGTTTTTGATGATGATTTAGGGACCTATTTACCGCGACAGTTAATTGCGGAAAAGCTTAAATCAGCACAGGCCAATATTCCGGATGGATTTGGGGTTCCCTTCATGGGGCCTATTACCACTGGGCTGGGTGAGATTTATCAATATACCCTCGAAGTAGATTCTGCCCATCAAGATCAATATTCAGTTACAGATTTACGCACCATTCAAGATTGGGTGGTTCGCCGTCAATTATCTGGTATACCCGGAGTAGTGGAGGTAAATACCTGGGGTGGATTTCTAAAGCAATATCGGGTTTCTGTAAAGCCTGAATTATTGCGCAGTCACCAGATTTCAATAACGGAGGTTTTCAAAGCCTTGGAAGCCAATAATGGATTGGCTGGCGGGGCCTATATCGAAAAGGAAGCCGAAACCTATTTTATTAGAAGTGAAGGACTAGCCACTCAGCTTGAGGACCTCGAAAACATTGTTGTTGCCCAACGGGCGGGGGTACCGGTTTTGGTGAAGGATTTGGCTAAGGTGGAGATTGGATCAGCGCCTCGCTTTGGGGCTATTACGGCTAATGGCGAAGGCGAAAAGGTAATGGGCCAAATCATGATGCTTAAGGATGCTAACTCCAAAGCAGTGATTTCGGCCGTTAAAGAGCGAATCGATAAAATCGGTCAAAACCTTCCTCCCGGCATTCATATTAATCCCTTTTTAGAGCGTAGCGATCTTATCGCCAAAACCACATTCACTATCGCCGAAAACCTCATTCTCGGCTGTTTGATTGTAATCTTCGTGGTAGTAGTTTTATTGGGCAATTGGCGTTCAGGCTTGGTGGTAGCCTCGGTGATTCCCATTTCCTTGCTCTTTGCGATTTCGCTGATGTATATCTTTGGCATCGATGCCAACTTGATGAGCTTAGGAGCCATCGACTTCGGGATTATTATTGATGGGGCGGTGATTATCGTTGAGTTTATCGCTTATCAATTGGTTAAGAACCAAGGCGATTTACAAAATCTAAATAAAGAAGATCGCTCCCAAAAGATTGATGGCATTACCGAGAATGCAGCTAATAAAATGATGCACTCCGCGGTATTTGGTCAATTGATCATCATAATTGTATTTATTCCTATCCTAAGCTTGGCGGGGGTAGAAGGCAAGATGTTCCGCCCTATGGCCTTAGTTTTCAGCTTTGCGCTGATTGGTGCCATGTTCCTCTGTTTTTCCTATGTCCCCGTAATGGCTTCCCTGTTTTTCAGATCGGGGAATTTGAAGACCAGCGCTTGGTCGAATCGATTAATGAACAGTTTGGCTCGACTCTATAAGCCCAGTTTGGATTGGGCCTTAGGCAGAAAGGCTTTGGTATTAAGTGCGGCCCTGGCTCTCTTTGTATCTGCTATTGTTCTCTTTAGCAGAATGGGCGCCGAGTTCGTGCCCACTTTGGATGAAGGGGATTATGTAATTCAGCCTATCCTGAAAACCGGAACCTCCTTAAGTCGCACGGTAGAATTGACTACGCGTATGGAGAAAATCTTATTGAAATTCCCGGAAGTGGAGCAGGTGGTTTCTAGGATTGGCGCAGCAGAAGTACCTACGGATCCTATGTCTATGGAGGAGGCCGATGTGATCATTAAACTCAAACCTCATTCAGAATGGAAAACGGCCGAAAGCAAAGATGATCTGGCCGAAGCTTTTAAAGGTGCCTTAATGGATATTCCAGGAGTGGAATATGAATTTACCCAACCCATTGAAATGCGCTTTAATGAATTGATTACCGGCGTGCGGGCTGATCTGGCCATTAAGATTTTTGGTGAGGATCTCGACAAACTCAGCTCGCTAGCTTATCAAATTAAAAATGCCATTGGATCGGTGGAAGGTGCCTCAGACATTAGTGTTGAGAAAATAGTGGGCCTGCCACAATTAAAAGTGAAGTTTGACCGAGCTCGTATTGCGCGCTATGGTTTGAATATCGCTGATCTTAATCGGGTGATTTCTACAGGCTTCGCCGGTGCTAAAACCGGGGTATTGTTTGAAGGAGAGAAGCAATTCGACATCAGCTTAAGGCTGGATGAGAACAATCGAGACCAGATTGAAGATATCCAAAGCATCCAAATCCAAAGTCCGGATGGAAGGTCGATTCCCCTGCGTGAATTAGCTCAAATCGAGCTCACCAAAGGCCCGGCTAAGGTATCACGCGATAATACCCGCCGTCGGATTGTGGTAGGCGTAAATGTGCGGAACCGTGATTTGGAATCGGTGGTTATGGATGTGCAATCCATAATTGAGGCCGAAATCAGTTTGCCGGAGAATTACAGTATTGAATACGGAGGACAGTTTCAAAATTTACGTTCCGCACGTACTCGCTTATCTTATGCAGTACCGGTTGCTCTGGTTTTGATTTTCCTATTGCTCTACTTTGCTTTCGATTCGGTAAAAGATGCCCTTTTAATATATACCGCCATTCCACTGTCTGCAGTAGGGGGAGTGTTTTTACTCTATCTGCGAGGCATGCCCTTTAGTATCTCTGCCGGGGTTGGATTTATAGCCTTATTCGGGATCGCGGTATTGAATGGAATTGTGCTGATCGAGGAATTTAAGGCCCTGAAAGAACAAGGTCTGAAAGATGTGCATCAGCGCATTTTAACCGGAGCGGTGCAGCGATTACGTCCCGTGCTATTAACTGCATCGGCAGCAGCCTTAGGTTTCTTACCGATGGCCATTTCCTCATCAGCAGGAGCCGAGGTACAAAGACCTTTGGCAACGGTGGTTATTGGAGGACTGATCAGTTCTACGGCCTTAACTCTAATAGTCTTGCCCTTACTTTATTCCTGGTGGGAAGGTGGAGTTGTTTTGAAAGCAAAGAAGCTTAATAAATCAGCGCTGTTGATGCTTCTTCTCCTTTTGGTACCCATCGGGACTCAGGCTCAGGAAAGTCCAAAAAGCCTGAAGGAGTTGGAAAGCTTAGCCTTAGAACACAATTTCGCTCTGCGTGCCGCTCAACTTGAAAGTCAAAGGCAAAAGTCATTAGTACCTGCAGCCATTTCGATTCCGGCCACGCAGTTTTACTATTCCTACGACCAGAATAATATTGCCCAAAATAATGCACCCATTCGGGTATGGGGTATCGATCAGGAAATTCATTTTCCTACTTATTATTATCAGCAGTCCAAGACTCAGGAACTTCGCTACCAAAGGGCCGAGACTGAGATGGAGATTCAGAAGCAACAATTGTTAAAGCAGGTTGGTCAAACCTATTATGAAGCGGTGTATTGGGCTAGCTTAGTTCAAAATTATCAGCATTTGGATAGTCTTTATCGAAGCTTAGCCTTTAAGGCTGAACAGGCTTATAAGCTGGGGCAAAGTAATTATCTGCAAAAACTGGCGGCTCAATCTAAAGCGGAGGAAATCAAATTAAAATTAGAGGAGTATAGGGCCAAGCAAGAGCAGATAAAAAGCCGGATGGAAGCCTTGGTTCAAACTAAATTAGAATCGCTGGCTTGGGAAGCTTTCCCCGAAATTGAATGGAGAAAGATTGACACCAGTAATTACGCTGGTTTGGATTGGCAACAGAAGAACATGGCACTCGCCCAGGCAGAACGAAAAGTTAGTCAGTCGGCTTGGTGGCCGGCCTTAAGCTTTGGCTATTTTCAAGGGACCAATAGTTTGCCCAATGCCCAAACTTATCGTGGGATGCAAGTAGGCTTAGCCATTCCATTATGGTATGGACCGCGTAAAGCAGCAGCGGCAGCGTCCAAGCTCAATTATGCTAAAAGCCAATCGGCAGCGCAGGATTATCGCTTGTCCATTTTGGCGCATCAGCGCAGTTTAGAAATTGAATTGCTTCAGTATCAAAAAACCATCAATCATTTTAAAGAGGTGAATTATCCATTAGTGAAGGAAATCCGAAAGCATTCGGATGAAGCACTAAAGGCCGGTGAAATCTCTTATCTCGAATATGTGCAGCTCCAAGAAAGAGCCAGCACTTTGGAAACGGAATACCTCTATCAGCAATGGCAATATTTTCATCGCTGGGTAGAATTAAAATATTTAAGCGAATAA
- a CDS encoding NAD(P)-binding domain-containing protein, translating into MWEVLIYGFVILLSGAIVWYYWSSGQKRSKEVAAKVEQAQEEGRFQPVSLHPYIDPHKCIGSGACVRACPEEDILGLIDGKGTLINASSCIGHGACFHACPVDAISLRIGTEVRGVDLPHIKPNYETNISGIYIAGELGGMGLIKNSAEQGVQACNNLAEELPSECSCETDVVIIGAGPAGIAAALKAKEKGLTFRVLEQDSLGGTVFTFPRDKVVMTSPMDLPLYGKLKLNNTSKAELLGIWNEVLDKHQIQIEEHSKVERISQIGAYHFKLDTSKGEAVEARSVIIAIGRRGTPRKLGVPGEESSKVAYRLLEPEHIQGEKVLVVGGGDSAVESALLLADHNEVHLSYRKQHFARIKKGNQEKLEAALASGKISPLLGTNVSRIEEKKLSLVREDGSEFEIENDRIYIFAGGELPIPFLQDAGITVEKTFGKTLRKH; encoded by the coding sequence ATGTGGGAAGTATTGATATATGGCTTTGTCATTCTGCTTTCGGGTGCAATTGTCTGGTACTATTGGAGTTCCGGGCAAAAACGCTCTAAGGAAGTAGCCGCCAAAGTGGAGCAAGCTCAGGAAGAGGGGCGTTTTCAGCCAGTATCCCTACATCCCTATATCGATCCCCATAAGTGTATTGGTAGTGGCGCCTGTGTTCGCGCTTGTCCGGAAGAAGATATTTTAGGTTTAATTGATGGCAAAGGCACCTTAATTAATGCCAGCAGTTGTATTGGTCATGGCGCTTGTTTTCATGCCTGTCCCGTGGATGCGATTAGTTTGCGCATTGGCACTGAAGTACGAGGGGTGGATTTACCCCATATAAAACCGAACTACGAAACCAATATTTCCGGAATTTACATTGCCGGTGAATTAGGGGGCATGGGCCTCATTAAAAATTCCGCTGAGCAAGGAGTACAGGCTTGTAATAATTTGGCTGAAGAATTACCCTCAGAGTGCTCATGTGAAACGGATGTAGTGATAATTGGCGCTGGTCCGGCAGGCATCGCTGCGGCATTAAAAGCCAAAGAAAAAGGATTAACCTTCCGAGTGCTGGAACAAGATTCCTTGGGGGGAACCGTGTTTACTTTTCCTCGGGATAAAGTAGTAATGACCAGCCCCATGGACTTGCCACTCTACGGTAAGTTGAAATTGAATAATACCTCCAAAGCTGAATTATTAGGGATTTGGAATGAGGTTCTGGATAAGCATCAAATTCAAATTGAAGAGCATTCGAAAGTAGAACGGATCTCTCAAATAGGAGCTTACCATTTTAAATTGGATACCTCGAAAGGGGAGGCCGTGGAAGCACGTTCAGTGATCATCGCCATTGGTAGGAGAGGGACGCCTAGAAAATTAGGCGTTCCCGGTGAAGAAAGTAGCAAAGTTGCCTATCGATTATTGGAGCCCGAGCATATTCAGGGCGAGAAGGTGCTGGTTGTTGGCGGTGGGGATTCAGCCGTGGAATCGGCTTTGCTTTTAGCCGATCATAATGAAGTGCATCTATCTTATCGCAAGCAACATTTCGCGCGCATCAAAAAAGGCAATCAGGAGAAGTTAGAAGCGGCCCTAGCTTCGGGAAAAATTAGCCCATTGTTGGGTACTAATGTTAGCCGTATCGAGGAGAAAAAGCTAAGTTTAGTTCGGGAAGATGGATCAGAATTCGAAATTGAAAATGATCGCATTTACATCTTCGCTGGTGGAGAGTTACCCATTCCCTTCTTGCAGGATGCTGGAATTACAGTCGAGAAAACCTTTGGAAAAACCCTTCGTAAGCATTGA
- a CDS encoding cytochrome c3 family protein: MHRLSRYLTLFLFGAIGLMAQNPHGEGFKINCSDCHNSGSWQVNLQNMKFDHASTGFELEGQHAAVACMDCHENLEFKKVGTQCVECHTDVHQMSVGDDCKRCHDSESWLVFNIPDLHEQNGFPLQGAHITLACIDCHDASNNLVWQRQGQECVDCHREDYQTASDPDHVASGFSIDCIQCHEPLSQQWGGDNFHYFFPLVLGHDGLDCMDCHTSPTYDQIQPICSTCHIDDYQSATNPNHLSSGFPTDCALCHNTNPGWAPASFENHDDDHFPIYSGTHRGTWSSCTECHTNTSNYNIFSCIDCHEHSDKSRMDKKHDDVGGYRYESNACYNCHPTGRE, encoded by the coding sequence ATGCATCGATTGTCACGGTACCTAACGCTATTCCTCTTTGGAGCGATTGGGCTTATGGCTCAAAACCCGCATGGAGAAGGATTTAAAATCAATTGTTCGGATTGCCATAATTCGGGCTCCTGGCAAGTGAATTTACAAAACATGAAGTTCGATCATGCCAGTACGGGCTTCGAATTGGAAGGGCAGCATGCCGCGGTCGCTTGTATGGATTGCCATGAGAATTTGGAATTTAAAAAAGTAGGCACTCAATGTGTCGAATGCCATACCGATGTGCATCAGATGAGTGTCGGCGACGATTGTAAGCGCTGCCATGATAGCGAATCCTGGTTGGTTTTTAATATCCCTGATCTGCACGAACAAAATGGATTTCCTTTACAAGGCGCTCACATTACCTTAGCTTGCATCGATTGCCATGATGCTTCTAATAATTTGGTTTGGCAAAGGCAGGGCCAGGAATGCGTAGATTGCCATCGCGAAGATTATCAAACCGCTTCCGACCCAGATCACGTAGCTTCAGGCTTTTCCATCGATTGTATTCAATGCCATGAACCCCTCAGTCAGCAATGGGGTGGCGATAATTTTCACTATTTCTTTCCCTTGGTTTTAGGTCATGATGGCCTGGATTGTATGGACTGTCATACCAGCCCCACTTACGATCAAATTCAGCCGATATGCTCTACTTGTCACATCGATGATTATCAAAGTGCGACCAATCCCAATCACCTGAGTTCTGGTTTCCCAACGGATTGTGCCCTTTGCCATAATACCAATCCAGGCTGGGCACCGGCAAGCTTCGAAAATCACGATGATGATCATTTCCCGATTTATAGCGGAACCCACCGTGGAACCTGGAGTTCTTGCACCGAATGCCATACCAATACCTCTAATTACAATATTTTCAGTTGTATCGATTGCCATGAGCATAGTGATAAGTCGCGCATGGATAAAAAACACGACGATGTAGGCGGTTACCGATACGAGAGCAATGCCTGTTATAACTGTCATCCCACCGGAAGAGAATGA
- a CDS encoding TonB-dependent receptor, with amino-acid sequence MMQKAYIGFVFILYTLGLSAQEVRQAEVSYVNDQSVYLRFQSTEALREGDTLFNQNGGQACLRIQKISSVSCLAERIANCEISKGQIFEVRLSADVTPAEEEAPEVLESPQVVESSSDSLSRSQVRDRSNSMRNKDRGYLNLSLNNGSTLSTNGRENYRTNFRASLKVDSLFGQNLSLEAYGNMQDFRRSYESDGENFRALIYNLALIYKPGSHHQLVVGRKINSRISSLGAIDGLQWEGNWNNWRAGAIVGSRPDFSNYGYNANLLQYGAYGAYDWRTKSWTGQWTLGLMEQRNQGAIDRRYLYTQQSMRWGKWSWFASLEIDLYENFDTAQAGTKARLTSLYLSMRYRPTSRLTLFSSYDTRQQIIFFERYDSDVERLLAEQGARQGFRLRGDYRFFRATHLGLSYNLRTNPTFGNRSQNLQAYLSHHRLPWIGGSLTYRFNKNQNGNLNSEINSLRYSRSFNSGFRMSAYYRYASYRYVLREITLDPQHYYGAELSWLMAKDWNLGIMGEYSQISDQDLFRMYLRIQKRFKF; translated from the coding sequence ATGATGCAGAAGGCCTACATAGGATTTGTTTTTATACTGTACACTTTGGGCCTTTCAGCCCAGGAAGTGCGCCAGGCTGAGGTAAGCTATGTAAATGATCAAAGCGTTTACCTGCGCTTTCAAAGCACCGAAGCCTTAAGGGAGGGGGATACCCTCTTTAACCAAAATGGCGGGCAGGCTTGTTTGCGCATTCAAAAGATATCCTCCGTATCCTGTTTGGCCGAGCGCATTGCAAATTGTGAAATCAGCAAAGGCCAGATTTTCGAGGTGCGCCTTTCGGCGGATGTGACTCCAGCGGAGGAAGAAGCTCCTGAAGTATTGGAAAGTCCCCAAGTAGTGGAAAGTAGCAGCGATAGTTTATCGCGCAGTCAAGTGCGTGATCGCAGCAATAGCATGCGCAACAAAGATCGAGGCTATTTAAATTTATCCTTAAATAATGGCAGCACCCTAAGTACCAATGGCCGCGAAAATTACCGTACTAATTTTAGAGCCAGCCTTAAGGTAGATAGTTTATTCGGGCAAAATTTAAGTTTGGAAGCCTACGGCAATATGCAGGACTTTAGACGCTCCTACGAAAGTGATGGCGAAAATTTCCGAGCGCTGATTTACAATTTAGCGCTGATCTATAAGCCTGGTAGCCATCATCAACTGGTAGTAGGGCGTAAAATTAATAGCCGCATTTCTTCCTTAGGTGCCATAGACGGTTTGCAGTGGGAAGGGAATTGGAATAATTGGCGGGCTGGAGCCATTGTGGGCAGTCGCCCGGATTTTAGTAATTACGGCTACAATGCTAATCTCCTGCAGTATGGCGCTTATGGTGCTTACGATTGGCGTACCAAGTCTTGGACCGGACAATGGACCCTAGGCTTAATGGAACAAAGAAATCAAGGGGCGATTGATCGTCGTTATTTGTACACCCAACAATCGATGCGTTGGGGGAAATGGTCTTGGTTTGCGTCCTTGGAAATCGACCTCTATGAAAATTTTGATACTGCTCAGGCTGGCACTAAGGCCCGCTTAACCTCTCTTTATTTATCAATGCGTTATCGACCTACCAGTCGCTTAACCCTCTTTAGTTCCTATGATACCCGCCAACAAATAATATTCTTTGAGCGCTACGATAGCGATGTAGAACGTCTATTGGCAGAGCAGGGTGCACGCCAGGGTTTTAGACTTCGTGGTGACTATCGCTTTTTTCGGGCTACTCATTTGGGCTTAAGCTATAATCTTCGCACCAACCCTACTTTTGGAAACCGTAGCCAAAACTTGCAGGCCTATCTCAGTCATCATCGTTTGCCCTGGATTGGTGGTAGCCTTACTTATCGATTTAATAAAAACCAAAACGGGAATTTAAATTCGGAGATAAATTCCTTGCGCTACTCGCGATCCTTCAATTCAGGATTTCGCATGTCGGCCTATTATCGCTATGCTTCGTATCGCTATGTTCTTCGTGAAATCACCCTCGATCCCCAGCATTATTACGGTGCAGAATTGAGCTGGCTAATGGCCAAGGATTGGAATCTGGGAATTATGGGAGAATATAGCCAAATAAGCGATCAAGACCTGTTTCGAATGTATCTTCGCATCCAGAAAAGATTCAAATTTTAG
- a CDS encoding efflux RND transporter periplasmic adaptor subunit: MKNPAYLSLAKPFALAFVLALTGCNSPADKSEEQASKQEENAQILTKSQLDAEGIHLIQIQKAFLGTSLNLSGQLLTSPSARFDISSFVGGTVRQLHIQNGDRIQKGQVLFYLEGPALLDLQQNYLEERARLDFLQADYERQHKLYQDSVVSEKAYRQALSDFKVSQARFQSLKAKLDLLKIDLNQLHQKGIFESIPFHAPASGYLSQLSINEGYLLQANERAAVIINDAAPILELKVFEKDLARVKPGQKIEYQIPSMADEKFFAEIVQISPDFSQAQGAALAYAKLDEGSLPQAIGTGMYVEARVYESEREVVSLPEAAVIEQNGHFYALSAKLVGEKYHLQKRELKVGLRQKGLLEIREPQQYLDTLYFLDKGAFGLLGE; this comes from the coding sequence TTGAAAAATCCAGCATACCTAAGCCTTGCTAAGCCCTTTGCCTTAGCCTTTGTTCTTGCTCTTACAGGCTGTAACTCTCCGGCCGATAAATCGGAAGAACAAGCCTCTAAACAAGAGGAAAATGCTCAAATATTAACTAAGTCCCAATTGGATGCGGAAGGCATTCATCTAATTCAAATTCAAAAGGCATTTTTGGGTACCAGCCTTAATTTAAGCGGACAGTTATTGACCAGTCCTTCGGCTCGATTTGACATAAGCTCTTTTGTCGGAGGAACGGTGCGACAACTGCACATCCAAAATGGGGATCGCATTCAAAAAGGGCAGGTCTTATTCTATTTGGAAGGCCCCGCTTTATTGGATTTACAACAGAATTATTTGGAGGAGCGCGCCCGACTCGACTTTTTACAAGCGGATTATGAGCGCCAGCATAAATTGTATCAAGATTCTGTGGTTTCGGAAAAAGCTTATCGACAGGCCTTATCTGATTTTAAGGTATCGCAAGCGCGCTTTCAAAGCTTAAAAGCCAAACTGGATTTATTGAAAATAGATCTCAATCAATTACACCAAAAGGGAATTTTCGAAAGTATTCCTTTTCATGCTCCAGCATCTGGTTATTTAAGTCAGTTGAGCATCAACGAAGGCTATCTTTTACAAGCCAATGAAAGAGCAGCGGTAATTATCAATGATGCGGCGCCAATCTTGGAGCTCAAGGTTTTTGAAAAGGACTTAGCCAGGGTAAAACCAGGACAAAAAATTGAATATCAAATTCCTTCAATGGCTGATGAGAAATTTTTCGCTGAAATAGTGCAAATTAGCCCTGATTTTAGTCAGGCCCAGGGCGCTGCTCTAGCCTATGCTAAATTGGACGAAGGCTCTTTACCCCAAGCCATTGGAACAGGAATGTACGTTGAGGCAAGGGTCTATGAGTCCGAACGGGAAGTGGTAAGTCTTCCAGAGGCTGCCGTGATCGAGCAAAATGGGCATTTCTATGCACTAAGTGCGAAGCTAGTAGGGGAAAAGTATCACCTTCAAAAAAGGGAACTAAAAGTGGGGCTTCGGCAAAAGGGTTTACTAGAAATCAGGGAGCCTCAACAATATTTAGACACGCTCTACTTTTTAGATAAGGGAGCTTTTGGCTTACTTGGGGAATAA
- a CDS encoding cytochrome c3 family protein: MREFNKIAFILLFGLSSVSLWAQFSPGKLSEAHAKYEGLDNCTLCHEIGAQISEKKCLECHKELQSLIDLKRGYHSSKEVKEKSCIKCHSEHHGRKFDAVRFDQENFNHNLTGYKLEAAHDRIDCRDCHKADFISDSEIAGRIGTFLGLEESCLSCHVDYHQGSLGKDCLSCHNFEEFPQTPGFDHAKTDFPLKGAHQNVNCLECHPKEVRAGKDFQKFSDIAFSRCTDCHEDAHQGKFGQNCTDCHSEQSWLKLKNRNSFNHDLTDYPLRGMHRTVSCSECHTSGDFRKAMPFANCIDCHEDYHEGEIESIVLKKQDCDACHSLDRPFTYSSYDWEDHENNGFPLQGAHLATPCFACHKESEESRWDFAFEAQNCVSCHENIHEGLISESYFPEQNCEACHNAEAWSQVQFKHEETGWALEGAHARQECRECHFEGEEQHFKDRDQTCVQCHDNVHGKQFEEEGKTNCLACHQSAEQWKADLFDHQITEFPLEGRHAEIDCSACHKAEMQSDGQERVIYKIEKFQCIDCHGT; this comes from the coding sequence TTGAGAGAGTTCAATAAAATAGCGTTCATCCTACTGTTTGGCTTAAGCAGTGTTTCGCTTTGGGCGCAGTTTTCTCCGGGTAAGCTTTCCGAGGCACATGCTAAGTATGAGGGCTTGGATAATTGTACTCTCTGCCATGAAATTGGTGCCCAGATTTCGGAGAAGAAATGCCTCGAATGTCATAAGGAATTACAAAGCCTGATCGATTTAAAACGAGGCTATCATTCCTCCAAAGAGGTGAAAGAGAAAAGCTGTATTAAATGCCATAGTGAACATCATGGGCGCAAGTTCGATGCGGTTCGATTTGATCAGGAAAATTTCAATCACAATTTAACTGGCTATAAGCTCGAAGCAGCACATGATCGTATTGATTGCCGTGATTGCCATAAAGCCGATTTTATTTCGGATTCTGAGATTGCGGGGCGTATAGGAACATTCTTGGGTCTGGAAGAATCTTGTCTTAGTTGCCATGTAGATTACCATCAAGGAAGCTTAGGTAAGGATTGCCTTTCTTGCCACAATTTTGAAGAGTTTCCGCAAACTCCGGGCTTTGACCATGCCAAAACCGATTTTCCCTTAAAAGGAGCGCATCAAAATGTAAACTGCCTCGAATGTCATCCCAAGGAAGTTCGTGCGGGTAAAGATTTTCAAAAGTTTAGCGACATTGCTTTTAGTCGTTGTACCGATTGCCATGAGGACGCCCATCAAGGGAAATTTGGCCAAAATTGTACGGATTGTCATTCTGAGCAATCCTGGCTTAAGCTTAAAAATCGCAATTCCTTTAATCACGATTTAACGGATTATCCCTTGCGCGGCATGCATCGCACGGTAAGTTGTAGTGAATGTCATACGAGTGGCGATTTTAGAAAGGCCATGCCCTTTGCCAATTGCATTGACTGCCACGAAGATTACCATGAGGGGGAAATAGAAAGTATTGTCCTAAAGAAGCAAGATTGTGATGCCTGCCATAGCCTCGATAGGCCCTTTACTTACAGTTCTTACGATTGGGAAGATCATGAGAACAATGGCTTTCCCCTGCAAGGAGCTCACTTAGCCACTCCTTGTTTTGCCTGCCATAAAGAATCGGAAGAGAGCCGTTGGGACTTTGCCTTTGAAGCACAGAACTGTGTATCTTGTCATGAGAATATTCATGAGGGGCTTATCAGCGAAAGCTATTTCCCGGAACAAAATTGCGAGGCTTGTCATAATGCAGAGGCATGGTCGCAAGTTCAGTTTAAACACGAAGAAACAGGTTGGGCCTTAGAAGGAGCACATGCTCGTCAAGAATGTCGCGAATGCCACTTTGAAGGAGAGGAGCAGCACTTTAAGGATCGCGATCAAACTTGTGTGCAATGCCATGATAATGTGCATGGTAAGCAATTTGAAGAAGAGGGGAAAACCAATTGCCTGGCCTGCCATCAAAGTGCTGAGCAATGGAAGGCTGACCTTTTTGATCATCAGATCACTGAATTCCCTCTGGAAGGACGCCATGCCGAAATAGACTGTTCCGCTTGCCATAAAGCTGAAATGCAGTCTGATGGCCAAGAAAGAGTTATTTACAAAATAGAGAAATTCCAATGCATCGATTGTCACGGTACCTAA